One window of the Deltaproteobacteria bacterium genome contains the following:
- a CDS encoding XcbB/CpsF family capsular polysaccharide biosynthesis protein, producing the protein MTNSTSTLHLSPEQIRQPIEFALPTQTVLVDRSKVGVDETQRLKHNLLGLARSSEHVRSFVSHLSNKGFFLVDHANGVSRFEQLSDHSTFAQFFKDDSLQIRNGMFYNIEKPSLNVGAPRLLVVFSSIADYPLNASISRRMFFKNFPTIAKYIPKNTYILRIADIGSVLGSFYLNSNFDSDFTGKTQNLIQAIAKELSVQNSDIVLYGASKGATGAFYHGVTGGYAAVAVDPIVSDKYYLHEKKDAHFVEGNFPSYKEAVFSTLLNKVEPRSPIHVITSPSSEQYEYIDQLLSSHRDNRSLMLYRFSNPNISTHTDVGPQTINFVTAMINNLFYGIESKGSQDYAC; encoded by the coding sequence GTGACCAACTCAACATCAACGCTCCACCTTTCTCCGGAACAAATACGGCAACCCATTGAGTTTGCACTGCCAACTCAGACGGTCCTGGTCGACAGGTCAAAGGTCGGTGTAGATGAGACTCAACGCTTAAAGCACAACCTGCTTGGGCTGGCCCGTTCATCAGAACACGTCAGAAGTTTCGTGTCGCATCTGTCGAATAAGGGATTCTTCCTCGTCGACCATGCCAATGGCGTTTCCCGCTTCGAACAGCTTTCTGACCACTCAACCTTTGCTCAATTCTTCAAGGACGACTCGCTCCAGATCCGCAACGGTATGTTTTACAATATTGAGAAGCCTTCGCTTAACGTGGGTGCACCCCGCCTTCTTGTGGTCTTTTCCTCAATCGCCGACTACCCGTTAAACGCAAGTATCTCCCGCAGAATGTTCTTTAAGAACTTTCCAACAATCGCCAAGTACATCCCCAAAAACACCTATATTCTGCGTATCGCCGATATTGGCTCGGTACTTGGTAGCTTCTACCTCAACAGTAACTTCGACTCAGATTTTACCGGTAAAACACAAAATCTCATTCAAGCCATTGCCAAAGAACTCAGTGTTCAAAATTCCGATATCGTTTTGTACGGCGCATCCAAGGGTGCCACGGGTGCCTTCTATCATGGCGTGACCGGCGGTTATGCTGCAGTAGCTGTGGACCCAATCGTCTCCGATAAATACTACCTTCACGAGAAAAAAGACGCGCACTTCGTTGAGGGGAATTTCCCCAGCTACAAAGAAGCCGTATTCTCAACTTTGCTTAACAAGGTTGAGCCCCGTAGTCCTATTCACGTCATCACGTCGCCAAGCTCTGAGCAGTATGAATACATCGACCAGTTACTTTCAAGTCATCGCGATAATCGGTCACTCATGCTCTATCGCTTCTCGAATCCCAATATTTCAACCCATACAGATGTTGGTCCGCAAACGATAAACTTCGTCACGGCCATGATTAACAACCTCTTTTATGGAATCGAAAGTAAGGGTTCACAAGATTACGCCTGCTAA
- a CDS encoding ABC transporter permease — protein MFKLFKELYDYRELTQYLVVLNLKTRYRGSILGFLWTLLNPLLLMLVMWVVFSRVARVEEDNYALFLLSGLIVWLFFSQSIEAGLNSIIKQRSLMQKIYVPKVVFPVAVVTSNLVNLLFALVAYIIVALLSTGGLPSTIFLLVPALLMLYLVALGSALLLATLNVFFRDFTHLTSAVLRALFYLTPVIYPPDLFGEQAAMYLKLNPVYYPVITARDVLYYGKIPTADVWLIGFASSLLILVIGATVFMKNQKKFVFYA, from the coding sequence ATGTTTAAGCTTTTCAAAGAATTGTATGATTATCGTGAGTTGACGCAGTACTTAGTCGTCTTGAATCTGAAAACACGCTACCGCGGCAGTATTCTTGGTTTCCTCTGGACACTTCTCAATCCACTTCTACTTATGCTCGTCATGTGGGTGGTCTTTTCTCGGGTCGCCCGGGTTGAAGAAGACAACTACGCACTCTTCTTGCTCTCGGGGCTCATCGTCTGGCTATTCTTCTCTCAATCCATCGAAGCCGGGCTTAATAGCATCATCAAGCAACGCAGTTTGATGCAGAAAATCTACGTCCCCAAAGTGGTCTTCCCGGTTGCGGTGGTCACCTCGAATCTCGTGAATCTTCTTTTTGCCTTGGTCGCATACATCATCGTCGCACTCCTAAGTACGGGAGGACTCCCATCGACCATTTTCTTGCTGGTCCCTGCACTGCTTATGCTCTACCTCGTGGCCCTTGGCAGCGCCCTTCTTCTGGCAACTCTGAATGTCTTCTTTCGAGACTTTACCCACCTTACCTCTGCGGTCCTAAGAGCTCTTTTCTATCTGACGCCTGTGATTTACCCGCCGGATCTATTCGGTGAGCAGGCTGCCATGTATCTAAAGCTCAACCCAGTATATTATCCCGTTATTACAGCTCGAGACGTCCTCTATTATGGGAAGATACCCACGGCAGACGTTTGGCTGATAGGATTCGCCAGCAGCCTCCTCATCCTGGTAATCGGTGCAACCGTCTTTATGAAAAACCAGAAAAAGTTTGTCTTCTATGCTTGA